The Maledivibacter sp. genomic interval GAATTAAACAAATTTGAAGTTCAAGGATTAATACAATGTTTTGAATATACTTTTGAATTAGCTTGGAAAACTATGAAAAATTATTTGGAGCAAGAGGGTTTTGATGTGAAAAGTCCTAGAAAAACAATACAAACAGCTTTTCAGATACAGCTAATCACTGATGGACATGCATGGATTGATGCATTGGAAAAAAGAAATCTGATGGCACATACATATGATGAAGGAAAAGCA includes:
- a CDS encoding nucleotidyltransferase substrate binding protein; the encoded protein is MNNDIRWKQRFENFKKATIQLTEFIEKEELNKFEVQGLIQCFEYTFELAWKTMKNYLEQEGFDVKSPRKTIQTAFQIQLITDGHAWIDALEKRNLMAHTYDEGKAMEAEELIRKKYYQIIKKLCCKLGELI